In Mastomys coucha isolate ucsf_1 unplaced genomic scaffold, UCSF_Mcou_1 pScaffold20, whole genome shotgun sequence, one DNA window encodes the following:
- the Lbx2 gene encoding transcription factor LBX2 encodes MNSGHQRRTPFSIADILGPSMVTGAPSAPQLPEADPDPASPLCALEELASKTFLGPCPRAPQPSEGRAALEAPPGPGTGVRRRRKSRTAFTAQQVLELERRFVFQKYLAPSERDGLAARLGLANAQVVTWFQNRRAKLKRDVEEMRADVASLCGLSPGVLCFPALLDSASSPDPGLSGPDSEPNLSDEEIQVDD; translated from the exons ATGAACTCTGGACATCAGCGCCGAACACCCTTTAGCATCGCAGACATCCTAGGTCCGAGCATGGTCACCGGAGCACCTTCTGCACCGCAGCTTCCTGAGGCTGACCCTGATCCCGCGTCACCACTGTGTGCGCTAGAAGAGCTAGCTAGTAAAACTTTCCTGGGCCCTTGCCCGCGGGCTCCACAGCCTTCTGAAG GCAGAGCCGCCCTGGAGGCGCCGCCCGGTCCTGGCACTGGTGTCCGGAGACGCCGCAAGTCGCGTACAGCGTTCACTGCACAGCAGGTGCTGGAGCTGGAGCGGCGATTCGTCTTCCAGAAGTACTTGGCACCGTCAGAGCGCGACGGACTGGCTGCGCGACTGGGCCTGGCTAATGCGCAAGTGGTCACTTGGTTCCAGAACCGTCGTGCCAAGCTCAAGCGGGATGTGGAGGAGATGCGCGCGGACGTGGCCTCCCTATGCGGGTTGTCCCCGGGAGTCCTGTGCTTCCCAGCACTGCTAGACAGCGCTTCAAGCCCTGACCCTGGCCTTTCAGGGCCCGATTCTGAACCCAACTTATCAGATGAAGAGATACAGGTGGACGATTGA
- the Ccdc142 gene encoding coiled-coil domain-containing protein 142 isoform X2, with protein MARASRSSGPLPPLANVPPSWAYPVGAGEERGEGRRGGLGLLAAASVPCPNSGRQPWAPASASGPMPFALQRLRATLFRLHREREQLLRARDCARHLQAVLRLLRSGSSAGSLSLQQLQGDLHLCPSRGAAMRLGFPGSRETLLPARPVGLAAQHLDATIEMQLRAVGRAPASLGLASQLAELLLALPFYHTLQRHSLSFVPGAARPFPAARVLHLLAAERGCQVAARLAEALGGSGLQEQLRLQCDRERELLPGLLGLVGGVASTDSSGLRLGGPGALGSQYWTLLWAACAQCLDLCVGPWGDPRAVAQQLSQALCQASLPQECEKELWSLCHGLFHQSLICSWDQGFCQALGSALGGQSSSASLSPTAQLLQRLFPPLLDILQQPRSELSLCQPAGPTPVALGLCTLQTTLLWFLGRAQQHLAAWDPGSFLLLIQKDLPPLLHAVEALSSLVSEAALTLEVEQPLGLEIQKLTAKMQLLPKESLSLFFQECHKQATQGFKFHMPRGRYWRLRLCPEYPSDPSEYARTVVCSLLEPVLQGLQGLPPEAQAPVLSQALTATLGAWLDHILTHRIRFSLQGALQLKQDFGVVREVLEQEQWGLSRELRQTLFSLSIFQRLDGALQCLLQQPLPKNPIHRRPPRCCSCNEVQNTELPTSSLNSLENLAPPLWLGVSPAQNTHLLSTLGGGRGGGGGGGGGPSPEAYLAGNQQAWLALRLHQHPRWHLPFFSCLRTSPEP; from the exons ATGGCCCGGGCGTCCCGTTCCAGTGGCCCTCTGCCTCCACTCGCTAACGTACCCCCATCGTGGGCGTATCCCGTGGGCGCTGGGGAGGAGCGGGGCGAGGGGAGGCGCGGAGGGCTGGGGCTACTGGCTGCGGCGAGCGTCCCGTGCCCGAACTCCGGCAGACAGCCGTGGGCTCCCGCGTCTGCAAGCGGCCCGATGCCCTTCGCTCTGCAGCGGCTCCGGGCCACGTTGTTTCGTCTGCACCGGGAGCGAGAGCAGCTTCTGCGGGCCCGGGACTGCGCCCGCCACCTGCAGGCGGTCTTGCGGCTGCTCCGCTCCGGCTCCTCGGCCGGTTCCCTCTCCCTGCAGCAGCTGCAGGGCGATTTACATCTGTGCCCTTCGCGGGGGGCGGCTATGCGCCTAGGCTTCCCGGGCTCCAGGGAGACGCTTCTCCCGGCTCGCCCTGTCGGGCTAGCTGCCCAGCACCTGGATGCTACCATCGAGATGCAGCTTCGTGCAGTAGGCCGGGCACCCGCCAGCCTGGGCCTAGCGTCTCAGCTAGCCGAACTGTTGCTGGCCCTTCCCTTCTATCACACTCTGCAGAGACATTCCCTGAGCTTCGTCCCCGGGGCCGCGCGCCCATTCCCCGCGGCCCGTGTGCTCCACCTCCTGGCCGCGGAGCGGGGTTGTCAGGTGGCAGCTAGGTTGGCTGAAGCCCTTGGCGGATCCGGCTTGCAGGAGCAACTCCGTTTGCAGTGCGACCGAGAGCGAGAGCTGCTGCCCGGGCTGCTGGGCCTCGTAGGGGGCGTGGCTAGCACGGACAGCAGCGGACTGAGGCTTGGAGGGCCTGGAGCCCTGGGGAGCCAGTATTGGACCTTGCTGTGGGCAGCCTGTGCTCAGTGTTTGGACCTATGCGTGGGACCTTGGGGGGACCCCAGAGCAGTGGCACAACAGCTGAGTCAGGCACTGTGTCAAG CATCCCTGCCTCAAGAGTGTGAGAAGGAGCTGTGGTCTCTGTGTCACGGCCTATTTCATCAGTCTCTTATCTGTAGTTGGGACCAAG GGTTCTGCCAGGCCTTGGGATCAGCCCTGGGTGGTCAGAGCAGCTCTGCTTCACTGTCTCCTACTGCTCAACTGTTGCAGCGGCTTTTTCCTCCCCTCTTGGATATCCTTCAACAGCCTAGGTCAGAGCTTAGCCTGTGCCAGCCTGCAG GTCCTACGCCTGTCGCTCTGGGACTCTGTACCCTGCAGACCACCTTGCTCTGGTTCTTGGGCAGAGCTCAGCAGCACCTGGCAGCATGGGACCCCGGTTCCTTCCTGCTCCTGATCCAGAAGGACTTGCCT CCTCTTCTGCATGCAGTGGAAGCTCTGTCCAGCTTGGTGTCCGAGGCAGCCCTCACTCTGGAGGTGGAACAGCCGCTGGGCCTGGAGATCCAGAAGTTGACTGCAAAAATGCAG CTCCTGCCCAAAGAGTCACTGAGTCTGTTTTTCCAAGAATGTCATAAACAAGCCACACAAGGCTTCAAGTTCCACATGCCGAGGGGTCGATACTGGAGACTCCGACTGTGTCCTG AATATCCCAGTGACCCTAGTGAGTATGCTCGGACGGTGGTCTGCTCTCTGTTAGAGCCTGTGTTGCAAGGACTGCAGGGACTGCCGCCCGAAGCCCAAGCCCCTGTCCTCAGCCAGGCACTGACAGCCACACTGGGCGCCTGGCTTGACCACATCCTCACCCATAGGATCCGGTTCAG CCTGCAGGGGGCGCTGCAGCTCAAGCAAGACTTCGGAGTGGTCAGGGAGGTTCTGGAACAGGAGCAGTGGGGCCTATCCCGGGAGCTTCGCCAGACTCTGTTCTCACTCAGCATCTTCCAGCGGCTAGATGGGGCCCTGCAGTGTCTTCTGCAGCAACCCCTGCCCAAGAATCCAATCCACAGAAGACCTCCCCGTTGCT gtTCTTGTAATGAGGTCCAGAACACTGAACTGCCCACCAGCAGCCTCAACAGCCTGGAAAACTTGGCACCTCCCCTTTGGCTTGGAGTCTCCCCAGCCCAGAACACTCACCTGCTAAGCACCCTGGGAGGAGGacgagggggagggggaggagggggaggaggaccTAGTCCTGAGGCTTACCTGGCCGGAAACCAGCAGGCCTGGCTTGCCCTGAGGCTGCACCAACACCCTCGTTGGcacttaccttttttttcttgcctGAGGACAAGTCCTGAACCCTAA
- the Ccdc142 gene encoding coiled-coil domain-containing protein 142 isoform X1 — translation MARASRSSGPLPPLANVPPSWAYPVGAGEERGEGRRGGLGLLAAASVPCPNSGRQPWAPASASGPMPFALQRLRATLFRLHREREQLLRARDCARHLQAVLRLLRSGSSAGSLSLQQLQGDLHLCPSRGAAMRLGFPGSRETLLPARPVGLAAQHLDATIEMQLRAVGRAPASLGLASQLAELLLALPFYHTLQRHSLSFVPGAARPFPAARVLHLLAAERGCQVAARLAEALGGSGLQEQLRLQCDRERELLPGLLGLVGGVASTDSSGLRLGGPGALGSQYWTLLWAACAQCLDLCVGPWGDPRAVAQQLSQALCQASLPQECEKELWSLCHGLFHQSLICSWDQGKEEGTLGRPQDQVAHPLRLYFVIPGFCQALGSALGGQSSSASLSPTAQLLQRLFPPLLDILQQPRSELSLCQPAGPTPVALGLCTLQTTLLWFLGRAQQHLAAWDPGSFLLLIQKDLPPLLHAVEALSSLVSEAALTLEVEQPLGLEIQKLTAKMQLLPKESLSLFFQECHKQATQGFKFHMPRGRYWRLRLCPEYPSDPSEYARTVVCSLLEPVLQGLQGLPPEAQAPVLSQALTATLGAWLDHILTHRIRFSLQGALQLKQDFGVVREVLEQEQWGLSRELRQTLFSLSIFQRLDGALQCLLQQPLPKNPIHRRPPRCCSCNEVQNTELPTSSLNSLENLAPPLWLGVSPAQNTHLLSTLGGGRGGGGGGGGGPSPEAYLAGNQQAWLALRLHQHPRWHLPFFSCLRTSPEP, via the exons ATGGCCCGGGCGTCCCGTTCCAGTGGCCCTCTGCCTCCACTCGCTAACGTACCCCCATCGTGGGCGTATCCCGTGGGCGCTGGGGAGGAGCGGGGCGAGGGGAGGCGCGGAGGGCTGGGGCTACTGGCTGCGGCGAGCGTCCCGTGCCCGAACTCCGGCAGACAGCCGTGGGCTCCCGCGTCTGCAAGCGGCCCGATGCCCTTCGCTCTGCAGCGGCTCCGGGCCACGTTGTTTCGTCTGCACCGGGAGCGAGAGCAGCTTCTGCGGGCCCGGGACTGCGCCCGCCACCTGCAGGCGGTCTTGCGGCTGCTCCGCTCCGGCTCCTCGGCCGGTTCCCTCTCCCTGCAGCAGCTGCAGGGCGATTTACATCTGTGCCCTTCGCGGGGGGCGGCTATGCGCCTAGGCTTCCCGGGCTCCAGGGAGACGCTTCTCCCGGCTCGCCCTGTCGGGCTAGCTGCCCAGCACCTGGATGCTACCATCGAGATGCAGCTTCGTGCAGTAGGCCGGGCACCCGCCAGCCTGGGCCTAGCGTCTCAGCTAGCCGAACTGTTGCTGGCCCTTCCCTTCTATCACACTCTGCAGAGACATTCCCTGAGCTTCGTCCCCGGGGCCGCGCGCCCATTCCCCGCGGCCCGTGTGCTCCACCTCCTGGCCGCGGAGCGGGGTTGTCAGGTGGCAGCTAGGTTGGCTGAAGCCCTTGGCGGATCCGGCTTGCAGGAGCAACTCCGTTTGCAGTGCGACCGAGAGCGAGAGCTGCTGCCCGGGCTGCTGGGCCTCGTAGGGGGCGTGGCTAGCACGGACAGCAGCGGACTGAGGCTTGGAGGGCCTGGAGCCCTGGGGAGCCAGTATTGGACCTTGCTGTGGGCAGCCTGTGCTCAGTGTTTGGACCTATGCGTGGGACCTTGGGGGGACCCCAGAGCAGTGGCACAACAGCTGAGTCAGGCACTGTGTCAAG CATCCCTGCCTCAAGAGTGTGAGAAGGAGCTGTGGTCTCTGTGTCACGGCCTATTTCATCAGTCTCTTATCTGTAGTTGGGACCAAGGTAAGGAGGAAGGGACATTGGGGAGACCCCAGGATCAAGTTGCCCACCCCCTCAGACTATATTTTGTCATCCCAGGGTTCTGCCAGGCCTTGGGATCAGCCCTGGGTGGTCAGAGCAGCTCTGCTTCACTGTCTCCTACTGCTCAACTGTTGCAGCGGCTTTTTCCTCCCCTCTTGGATATCCTTCAACAGCCTAGGTCAGAGCTTAGCCTGTGCCAGCCTGCAG GTCCTACGCCTGTCGCTCTGGGACTCTGTACCCTGCAGACCACCTTGCTCTGGTTCTTGGGCAGAGCTCAGCAGCACCTGGCAGCATGGGACCCCGGTTCCTTCCTGCTCCTGATCCAGAAGGACTTGCCT CCTCTTCTGCATGCAGTGGAAGCTCTGTCCAGCTTGGTGTCCGAGGCAGCCCTCACTCTGGAGGTGGAACAGCCGCTGGGCCTGGAGATCCAGAAGTTGACTGCAAAAATGCAG CTCCTGCCCAAAGAGTCACTGAGTCTGTTTTTCCAAGAATGTCATAAACAAGCCACACAAGGCTTCAAGTTCCACATGCCGAGGGGTCGATACTGGAGACTCCGACTGTGTCCTG AATATCCCAGTGACCCTAGTGAGTATGCTCGGACGGTGGTCTGCTCTCTGTTAGAGCCTGTGTTGCAAGGACTGCAGGGACTGCCGCCCGAAGCCCAAGCCCCTGTCCTCAGCCAGGCACTGACAGCCACACTGGGCGCCTGGCTTGACCACATCCTCACCCATAGGATCCGGTTCAG CCTGCAGGGGGCGCTGCAGCTCAAGCAAGACTTCGGAGTGGTCAGGGAGGTTCTGGAACAGGAGCAGTGGGGCCTATCCCGGGAGCTTCGCCAGACTCTGTTCTCACTCAGCATCTTCCAGCGGCTAGATGGGGCCCTGCAGTGTCTTCTGCAGCAACCCCTGCCCAAGAATCCAATCCACAGAAGACCTCCCCGTTGCT gtTCTTGTAATGAGGTCCAGAACACTGAACTGCCCACCAGCAGCCTCAACAGCCTGGAAAACTTGGCACCTCCCCTTTGGCTTGGAGTCTCCCCAGCCCAGAACACTCACCTGCTAAGCACCCTGGGAGGAGGacgagggggagggggaggagggggaggaggaccTAGTCCTGAGGCTTACCTGGCCGGAAACCAGCAGGCCTGGCTTGCCCTGAGGCTGCACCAACACCCTCGTTGGcacttaccttttttttcttgcctGAGGACAAGTCCTGAACCCTAA
- the Ccdc142 gene encoding coiled-coil domain-containing protein 142 isoform X3, with protein MARASRSSGPLPPLANVPPSWAYPVGAGEERGEGRRGGLGLLAAASVPCPNSGRQPWAPASASGPMPFALQRLRATLFRLHREREQLLRARDCARHLQAVLRLLRSGSSAGSLSLQQLQGDLHLCPSRGAAMRLGFPGSRETLLPARPVGLAAQHLDATIEMQLRAVGRAPASLGLASQLAELLLALPFYHTLQRHSLSFVPGAARPFPAARVLHLLAAERGCQVAARLAEALGGSGLQEQLRLQCDRERELLPGLLGLVGGVASTDSSGLRLGGPGALGSQYWTLLWAACAQCLDLCVGPWGDPRAVAQQLSQALCQASLPQECEKELWSLCHGLFHQSLICSWDQGKEEGTLGRPQDQVAHPLRLYFVIPGFCQALGSALGGQSSSASLSPTAQLLQRLFPPLLDILQQPRSELSLCQPAGPTPVALGLCTLQTTLLWFLGRAQQHLAAWDPGSFLLLIQKDLPPLLHAVEALSSLVSEAALTLEVEQPLGLEIQKLTAKMQLLPKESLSLFFQECHKQATQGFKFHMPRGRYWRLRLCPEYPSDPSEYARTVVCSLLEPVLQGLQGLPPEAQAPVLSQALTATLGAWLDHILTHRIRFRGRCSSSKTSEWSGRFWNRSSGAYPGSFARLCSHSASSSG; from the exons ATGGCCCGGGCGTCCCGTTCCAGTGGCCCTCTGCCTCCACTCGCTAACGTACCCCCATCGTGGGCGTATCCCGTGGGCGCTGGGGAGGAGCGGGGCGAGGGGAGGCGCGGAGGGCTGGGGCTACTGGCTGCGGCGAGCGTCCCGTGCCCGAACTCCGGCAGACAGCCGTGGGCTCCCGCGTCTGCAAGCGGCCCGATGCCCTTCGCTCTGCAGCGGCTCCGGGCCACGTTGTTTCGTCTGCACCGGGAGCGAGAGCAGCTTCTGCGGGCCCGGGACTGCGCCCGCCACCTGCAGGCGGTCTTGCGGCTGCTCCGCTCCGGCTCCTCGGCCGGTTCCCTCTCCCTGCAGCAGCTGCAGGGCGATTTACATCTGTGCCCTTCGCGGGGGGCGGCTATGCGCCTAGGCTTCCCGGGCTCCAGGGAGACGCTTCTCCCGGCTCGCCCTGTCGGGCTAGCTGCCCAGCACCTGGATGCTACCATCGAGATGCAGCTTCGTGCAGTAGGCCGGGCACCCGCCAGCCTGGGCCTAGCGTCTCAGCTAGCCGAACTGTTGCTGGCCCTTCCCTTCTATCACACTCTGCAGAGACATTCCCTGAGCTTCGTCCCCGGGGCCGCGCGCCCATTCCCCGCGGCCCGTGTGCTCCACCTCCTGGCCGCGGAGCGGGGTTGTCAGGTGGCAGCTAGGTTGGCTGAAGCCCTTGGCGGATCCGGCTTGCAGGAGCAACTCCGTTTGCAGTGCGACCGAGAGCGAGAGCTGCTGCCCGGGCTGCTGGGCCTCGTAGGGGGCGTGGCTAGCACGGACAGCAGCGGACTGAGGCTTGGAGGGCCTGGAGCCCTGGGGAGCCAGTATTGGACCTTGCTGTGGGCAGCCTGTGCTCAGTGTTTGGACCTATGCGTGGGACCTTGGGGGGACCCCAGAGCAGTGGCACAACAGCTGAGTCAGGCACTGTGTCAAG CATCCCTGCCTCAAGAGTGTGAGAAGGAGCTGTGGTCTCTGTGTCACGGCCTATTTCATCAGTCTCTTATCTGTAGTTGGGACCAAGGTAAGGAGGAAGGGACATTGGGGAGACCCCAGGATCAAGTTGCCCACCCCCTCAGACTATATTTTGTCATCCCAGGGTTCTGCCAGGCCTTGGGATCAGCCCTGGGTGGTCAGAGCAGCTCTGCTTCACTGTCTCCTACTGCTCAACTGTTGCAGCGGCTTTTTCCTCCCCTCTTGGATATCCTTCAACAGCCTAGGTCAGAGCTTAGCCTGTGCCAGCCTGCAG GTCCTACGCCTGTCGCTCTGGGACTCTGTACCCTGCAGACCACCTTGCTCTGGTTCTTGGGCAGAGCTCAGCAGCACCTGGCAGCATGGGACCCCGGTTCCTTCCTGCTCCTGATCCAGAAGGACTTGCCT CCTCTTCTGCATGCAGTGGAAGCTCTGTCCAGCTTGGTGTCCGAGGCAGCCCTCACTCTGGAGGTGGAACAGCCGCTGGGCCTGGAGATCCAGAAGTTGACTGCAAAAATGCAG CTCCTGCCCAAAGAGTCACTGAGTCTGTTTTTCCAAGAATGTCATAAACAAGCCACACAAGGCTTCAAGTTCCACATGCCGAGGGGTCGATACTGGAGACTCCGACTGTGTCCTG AATATCCCAGTGACCCTAGTGAGTATGCTCGGACGGTGGTCTGCTCTCTGTTAGAGCCTGTGTTGCAAGGACTGCAGGGACTGCCGCCCGAAGCCCAAGCCCCTGTCCTCAGCCAGGCACTGACAGCCACACTGGGCGCCTGGCTTGACCACATCCTCACCCATAGGATCCGGTTCAG GGGGCGCTGCAGCTCAAGCAAGACTTCGGAGTGGTCAGGGAGGTTCTGGAACAGGAGCAGTGGGGCCTATCCCGGGAGCTTCGCCAGACTCTGTTCTCACTCAGCATCTTCCAGCGGCTAG
- the Mrpl53 gene encoding 39S ribosomal protein L53, mitochondrial, producing the protein MAAALARLGLRPVKLVRVQFCPFEKNVESTRTFLQAVSSEKVRATNLNCSVVADVRHDGSEPCVDVLFGDGYRLIMRGAHLTAQEMFSALASHIRARNAAEASAPSADKVAPGAGTRR; encoded by the exons ATGGCGGCGGCTTTGGCTCGGCTGGGACTGCGGCCAGTCAAGCTGGTTCGAGTTCAGTTCTGCCCGTTTGAGAAGAACGTGGAGTCGACGAG GACCTTTCTCCAGGCGGTGAGCAGCGAGAAGGTCCGCGCCACCAACCTCAACTGCTCGGTGGTCGCCGACGTGAGGCACGACGGCTCTGAACCCTGCGTGGACGTGTTATTCG GAGATGGGTATCGGCTGATTATGCGCGGTGCCCACCTCACCGCTCAGGAGATGTTCAGCGCCTTGGCCTCCCACATCCGGGCCAGGAACGCCGCGGAAGCATCTGCACCCAGCGCAGACAAGGTCGCCCCGGGTGCGGGTACCCGCCGCTGA